The DNA window GTTTTGTGAGAGGGTGCAGACGGATTCCTTCGTGTCCAATGAGCTCGGTATGGAAAGCATTCAGTAATTTATGAGATTTATTAAATAATTACATGAATAATACATTCAGACAATGGGGTTCGGCAGAGAGCAGCTCAAGTGTCTGTTTCTTAGCAGTGATTTTTCTTCCCTTCAGTTGAAATGCTGCTCACTATAATTGCTCATGAAAATTCCATTCAGACATCAGATGTGACTGTCACCTCTTTATcataattatcatcatcatcatcatcatcatctgtccTTTCCAGATGACCCAGACGACCTCATCGTGACCCGTAAAGGAAAGACTCAGCTGGAGGACTGGCATCAAGTGGACTTTCTCGGCCTGCTCAACCTAGTGTATGACGTGACGCCGCCGGACTTCGTGGACCTGGTCATCACAGAGCTGGGAATGATCCCGTGCACCTCGGTCCCCGTAGTGCTGCGAGTCAAAAACGTGGACCAGTGATCGGCCTCGGGTCTCACATCAGTCTGAGCCAAGAGGCTGTTTCTGCTGCGTCTAGATCATGGGGAAATTGTGTGCGTGAACGcttgcacacaacacaacaaaaaatatcttgcaataaatatatatctgaaATGGCATATGTTTTTAAACAGAGTCCATGTCTGTCTTTGTGGTGGAATAATCGAGATGGGATGGGAAGGCAATCTGTGTCTCTTTTAATACATGCAGGGCGATGTTTTAATAGACCCATGTTATGAACTGTTTCTGTACAACAGAACATTTAATTGCCAGTTTTTAGAGCAGAACAATTCCACTGTGGTTCACAACATGCTCCACTTGTCAACCACAGCGCGCCGTTTTAAACTCGCCATAAATGGTTCCTTAATTACATCTGGAGCTGCAGAATCTCAGAGGAATTTTACAGCTCCCATGAACTCTTCAGACAATCTTTTAATGACTTGATCAATTGTATCGGATAAGAGCGAGAGAGGGTGATCCAGAAACCAGGTTTATGGCAAAGGAAACATCCTCCTGGGTCAACACATGATACTTGAAGGCAACATTTCTATAGGCTGTTTCTATACAGGATAATTTATGAATTGCATAATATTCAGACATTTAGGCTATCTTGACCTGACGTGGccttatatttatacatatttatgtaTTAACTACATTTAATGTTATTCATTAATGATACGTTTGGCAACTAGTTCACTGCAAATTTTCATATAGTAGTATAGTATAATGTATAAAATGGTTTCAAAATAACTTAAGTATATTAGATAAACCCGTATGTTTATAGAGGTGTAGCTCATGAAAAGAAAGCACTGTCTTGTTTTGAAATCTTTATTAGAACCCtgaatatcattgaaacttctCGTTCAACCACATTGTAACATCGATCAAAGGATACAGCCACAAGGAAACATTTTAGCTGATATTGGAGTGTAGCCCAACAACAGGTACACAACAGTTTGAGTCTTGTTTCACTTTAATACTAATAAGCTCACAGCTCAACCAAGCTTGAGATTTTGTGATGAATCATGATGtgaagctgttttgtttttttctctcttgagAAAACATGTTCAACATGCAAAAATACAATCTTCAATTCCCCACTAATATGCTTTAAGATCTGTGGTTTCGTAAACCCAGTCAGTAATTATTTGGCACAGTCGACAGTGAGCAACAATTCAGAATTTTATATAATACAATCTCTTTATTCGTATCTTGTCAGTTAAGTAAACTAATAagtgttaaaagttttttttttaaaactccttCCTTTAAAATTGCACAAGTAATTCAGTAGTAAAAAACATCTATAATGTCAGACTTTAAAATTCCCTTAAGTAAAACATAGCTGCCCCGGAgaggatttaaaataaaacgtcTAAATGAAACATGGGGTAAGTTCAGACTATGAGTCAGCATTTGCTATTTCAGAGGAGTCAGTTTCAGTGCAGGTAAAGATAAGAAGCAGCCGCCTGCAGCTCGGCGTCTCAGAGCGGTTTGACCTTACGTCTCTGAGTGACCCACAGCACGAGAGAGATCACGACTGCAGATGCTCCAAGGGGCCCGAACACCTGGAGAGCCGGGAACTCCCCCTGTTGACAAAcgtacaatacaaataaaaaagtcacaAGACCGAAATGCACCAGTGTTAAACTCAGTGATAAAGaggattttaaaagataaagcTGCTTGAGAAACTGACCTCTCGCAGACACTTGTATCCATGGAAGTCGTCAGCACAGCTGCACTCAAAGAAGCCGGGCCCGTAGGGGGCGCAGAGGGAGTTCTCCGGGCAGTTCATGGCTGGGGATTGTCAGTCATTATGAGATGAACAGATGTCATGTATTACCAGAATGCTTCCGCAGTTGTCCATTTTTTTTTGGGTGATGCAATGGAGGATCATGAGATGGGAACTTACACAGCATTCCAGTCTGATTACACATGTTTGTCTGGCCTTCACAAAGACGATTTCCCTCTTTGAGCTCCACCTTGGACCAGGACGTGTTGCCTGCTGGACAATCTACGTCTCCGGGCAAAATCCTAGGACGAAACACCATTTGACAGATGTGTAGATTTACTCTCATATGCAGCTGTCAGATGATTGTTTGGAACAATATACTTACAAGTAATTTAACTCAATAAATCCTTGAAACGCTGTGTCGCTGAGGTTCACAATGGGATTATGTGAGAGGTCTCTGCAAAACAAAAGTTGAGAAAGTAAAATATGAtaccatatatattttttataaaaaaaatgataagatTGTGTTGAGGGGTGTTTCAGTTATATTTATCTCTATCTGAAGAGTGAGGAATCTAAATCTTTCTACGTAGGGAAATTAAAGTTTATATTTGCAACTTGTCGCAATTAATAAATTGTCTCTAAGTTTGTGATCAACATGATTCTACCTAAAATAACCTTGCAGAGTTGCTGAGGAAGCATCAGCTGAAGAAGGAAGTTCCGTTGTTTTCAGTGCCCAGTATGTTGTGAAATTGTTATGAAATTGTAATGACGGTACATACATGATTACCGCCGTCGAAGCCTCATGCAGATCCTCTACGTGAGTGAGTGAACAGTTGGATAGATCtaacctgaaacacacacaaaacagcatCTTCAAACACAAGCAAGACAGGAGTTAAACAAGGTCAAAGTCCACAGCACTGGCACAGTGGGGACGTCTGTTTATACACAAATGAAAGACAAAGCAGGAACGAAGGTCGTGATGACAGTCAATCTCACCATGTGGAAACTCTAAAATGATGATGGCAATATAATGACAGCAAAACATGCCTTGGCTGCCAAATGAGGTTACTctattgtgtttgtattgataGTGATAGTTATTCATTAACTAAGTGATAGTCTAGTAATCACATTgacaaagataaaacatttaatgataaaaatgcattaaaaaagtaTTAATAAAAGGTTGAAATAAAGATATTTGTAAAAATCATGAAATATTAGACATTTTCTTGCTCACTTTCTACTCTTGTTTGTTTATACAAATTTATTTACCTCATGTCTTGTAATTTATTTGTCCATTTGTacgactttatttatttatgtttgtgaattTATGCTCGTATTCTGTACTTTTTGTAAATCATATTCTTATCCACAGGCCACTTACAACTCACTCACAACCACACGTGATACCTATATTTCCTAAAGCCTCTGAAGGCAACGTTGAAATCTTACCCGATGATGCGTTCAGGGCCCGTTGTGTTGTCAGGTCTCAGGCAGCAGCGGCCATGTGTCCGTCCGGCGGACATGGAGCAGAACTCCCCCACCGAAGTGCTGGTGAGCACAGAGCCGCTGCACAGACTGCATACCTGGGGGTGAAACATGACACAGCAAAAAATACagactgtaaacaacaacatgcGCAGTCATCCAGCAGCTACACGTCCGCGGTGGATCCACGTGTTGTGTATCTGAACCCAGTGTTTTGTCGGGACCACAGCTGACGGGGCTCGAGCTTACCTGCGGCTCAGTCCGCTCGCCCCCCGCGTACAGACACAAGGTGAAGACCAGGGTGAGCAGCGCAGGTTTCAGCTGGAGGTGCCCAGCTTTCATTTTCAGCGACTGGAGTCACGTGATCCCACTGTGGCGGCACgtgacaggaagctgctgctgctgctgctccagcgcCTCGTCCAACAACAAGTCCACTTCTTATTTTCTAGtgttgcacaaacacaaacagaactgtAGAGTATGGAGAGAACACACGATGgaaacatctttatttaattgGGCAGAAAATGGGATCATGTGTTGAAATACTCAGTATATAATAaacccaataaaaaaaaaacttaaaaaccaCTCGATTTGATTGAATGTTGCCCCAATCCCTTAAACATTCTAGTTCATATATCTACACAGATATGTTAATAATACACCGTAATTTGAAAAGTGGTATTTATAGCACAAtgcatattgtatatattgtataatataagTTTTGTGTATTAGATATTTCAGATGGGGAAAAATGTTGATAATATGTTTTAATactaaatccccccccccccaacaaaaaaaacatgattaataGTTTacaattatacacacacacgcacacacatttaacTTAATTTGATATATGGCATTTATTGCACATGGCATTTAttgcacaatatatatattgtttaataaAAGTTGTGTATTGTATCAAGTTTAACCATCATTGTTGTTATACGTATACATCAATTGTATTCAGTTctacttatatatattttctcatttgttcattagggcccgagcactgacaggcactgacagacagtgaggccctattgaaattgtaaggattattattattattattattattcaggcaaatgaattggctttttcatttttttttatagaaaattatttttctataaaaaaaaatgtgtatatatttttttacaatttgttctctttgtccaaaaaaaaaaattataatcatATGATACAACGATACAGTTTAAAGAGGTCTGTAAACATGTGGGAGTAGAAGAACAAAATGAAACAGCAGGGAGCAGTGAGGTGaaataattaacttgtttttatacAATGCAACAGCTCATTAGCTCAAGTGGTAACAAATACCTGgttttagtttaaaatgttaaatgttcaaGCATTTTTGGCTAATTAATTTTAAGTGCGCTTTCACTGTCACTTTGGGTTGTACCAAATGAAAGGGGGGAGTCAGCGTTAAAGGATTTTACAATCTTAAAAATAAGAAGACACAAATATTCACGAcacattgaaaaaaatgtattagacTTGTATATCTTCATATGTAAAGTAAGTGGGGTAAACCGTGGCGGTGCTCCCTTAGTTTCACTACCCGGTGACCCCTGTGGCTCCCCCGGCTGTGGACGGGATGGCTCGGCCCGGAGGAGCGTTGCAGTGGGCCATCACATTCAGGGAATCACAGGAGGACGTGACGCCGCGGCTCcatctcctccccccccacccccccggtcCGCTCACAGTTTCCTGGCTCTTCTCAGTCTGTGTCTCCTCGGGCTTCTTCTCCAGCTCGtcaaggagaaagagaagaacaagCAGAAAGACAATCCACAACAAgtgcagccgccccccccctctcatgtGCGGAAAGGTTTCTCCAGGCAGCGGCTCTgcgacggtgtgtgtgtgtgtgtgagtgagtgtgtgtctgcgtgtgtgtgtgtgtgtgtgatcggtTTTGCAGGAAGGCAGCAACTGCAGCTTTCCCACTCAACTTCCGCTAATGACCTGAATTAACCGAGAGTTTTTGCACCGGACGTGTTTTTGAACTTGTCACCAGCCGCTTCGAGCTGTGTCCGGACGGCTCTTCTCTGAAGGTGTTGTTACTTCACACTTTGCAACAtggctgctgccgccgccgccgccgctgctgctgcgggAACCACCGTGCGAAGAAAAGTTTAACACCGACCCGGGAGAAGTTGTAGGCGAGCTGCTGCATGAGTTGTCGCCCGGAGAAGGAAGCGGTCCCTCCCGGAGCCTGACACCGCCGTGCCCGCCCCGGAGGAGCCGAGTGAGAGCCGCCTCCTCCCGTGTCGTCCGCCCgccgacagacacacaggcactgCAGTGGACTTTGTGGTGAAACtggttcctcttcttcttcatttcttcttctcctccatcgtTGAGCTGCTGGGACTCTCCACAGCAGCTAAAAGACAACATGCATTTTTCCATACCCGAAACAGAGGTCCGCTCGGGAGAAAATGGATCGACATATGTGgtgagaatgtttttttataattgaaTTGATCGATTTGACTTCATTTCAATGGGGCACCCGTTTCTGTGTTTACTCTTTTACATCTAACAGAGCATGTGCGACATTGAACGCAACATGAGCACAGGAATCTGTTTACATCTGGTTGTGTAAATCAATATCTGCCACCAAAACAAACCAATGCAATACAGAAATATCTATGCTCTCTAAATGCTATTATACATAATGTGTTTCATAAGGATAGAACAATCTAATGAAGTCAATAAACTTGGTTTATGCAGTTAAAACATGAGGAAGTTGAATAACATCGTAGATATGATCCTGTGGAAGTGTGTCCTCAAATTGACATGCCATTAAGACAGTCATTTCTGTCAAACATTGTAGATGTTAGTCCTGTCTGTAgcatatacatgtatatgtCTGAAGGTGGCACAGAACTGACATGTCATCAACATTTCTACGTGACATTGAATTTTGTCTAGCACCGATGTTGGTAAATTGCTATAAACGTGTATTTATGTCAAACGTTGGCACAGCACTGACATGTCATTGACTGTGAGTGTGGCCCAGTCTCTTTAACCTCACCTTGGGCACAACAGAGTCCCCTTTGTTGTTAAGGTTTGAGTCAACATTGCAGGTCTGCCTTCGTGATATTGCAATCCTACCAAAATACAGCTAACTCTGCCAAGCAGTGCACACCCACAGCCAAactactgtgtgtctgtgtgtgtgtgcgtgtttattcTTTACTTCTTTTCTCCTACTCGTtgtgtgttaaaatgttttttcacacCTTTTGTAAAACACATTGAATTGCATTTAAATTGTGTCATCGTTGCGTTGCCCTGACAAGGTGGCTGAATTCCCCGTGGAGCGACAGGATATGATTCATTGGGGTTGGTCAAGGTCAGCCGGAGTGGAGCATCGTAGGCATAAACCGTTTTATGCTTTGGTGGATGTTTCTctcataaaacataaacatcagTTGCAGACACAGTCAGGAATCATTGTGCTGATGTGGGGCAAAAGCACATCATGATTTGGACAACAGCTAGACAACAACAATGGCGTACACACAACCTATGAACGCGACCTATCCATGGACACAAATCCTGAGGTTGGCTTGTTTAAGGCTCCAGTTCAGgtccttttcttttcactctGGTGCGAATGGGGGATCCTAATACAAAACTAAACACTTAAACTTATGAATCAGATCTAAAACTAcagcaacagacaaacaaacctaGGATATTAACTGTGTTGGTTTTGTTAATACAGTTTTTGTAGTCAAATGCTTTAGAGAAGAACAAAGTTAAACCCTCACATTCATCAAATGCAAtcaacatgcaaacaacatCTGCTACATCTGGTTTCCATGTGAAATCACACTGGCTTCTCTCAATGTCACACACTTTGCGAATTAGATTTTTGCATCTTGACTCCATGTGCTCAGAAAAAAGTACCTTTGCAATAAAGTTGTTATAAGGTTGGAATATGTCTTCAGGGTCACTGCCGCACAAACATGTTCAGAAATCAACGTTTAGATTATTTCCCTGGAGAAGTGCTGGATATTTAATGGGCAGGAATTTAGACAGAAATATTTGGTCTGTTAACAGTTATCAGCAGATTATCAGTTATTTCCTCTCTTGTTCTGCAAAGACATTTTCTTGCTGCTGGACGTTAATACCGGTGTCTACACTGAGGATTTCAGGCGTCACCTCTGTACAGTTTCTACCTGGCTGAGCAGTGAGcacattcttcttctcctgttctgCAGTGGCAACTTTAAAGAGGTGGCTTCTCACCTCTCAGCTGGCTGTCCTGTGACTGTCATTGTGACCTTCCTGTTACCAGTTCACAGGAAAGGACTTTGCTTGATTATAATGCTGAGAGATGTGTTGTGTACCTTGGAA is part of the Limanda limanda chromosome 18, fLimLim1.1, whole genome shotgun sequence genome and encodes:
- the atraid gene encoding all-trans retinoic acid-induced differentiation factor; this encodes MKAGHLQLKPALLTLVFTLCLYAGGERTEPQVCSLCSGSVLTSTSVGEFCSMSAGRTHGRCCLRPDNTTGPERIIGLDLSNCSLTHVEDLHEASTAVIIDLSHNPIVNLSDTAFQGFIELNYLILPGDVDCPAGNTSWSKVELKEGNRLCEGQTNMCNQTGMLSMNCPENSLCAPYGPGFFECSCADDFHGYKCLREGEFPALQVFGPLGASAVVISLVLWVTQRRKVKPL